A window of Pyxidicoccus xibeiensis contains these coding sequences:
- a CDS encoding WGR domain-containing protein: MPRYEFKEGSSNKFWEITKDETKVTTRWGRIGTEGQEKVQTFKFTYEANTAYDKLVLEKEKKGYTRMKPEDTGPKPKSNPELEAAILRAPESPDGYLVYGDWLQSQGDPRGEFIALQHAQLQATGAEATALKRKVANVLKKHEGFLVGTALASSLKDKTLSVEWHLGFIRSARLAVGDYDEHPELELDETLKLLLKHPSARFLQELVIGLADNDGENHYGNLIRHIAKNAPKTLQKVFLGDYVFPDDTEISWTDVGSVTPLCEALPQLRSLRLRGGGVSLGKIDLPELREFILESGGLGRPSVKAINAAKWPKLERLEVWFGSENYGAGGSEKDLQNILDAKDLPELKHLGLCNAEFTAQLCVLLPKSRVLKQLETLDLSKGTMTDADAAVLAANADAFKHLKRLDVTRNLLTTKGTKLIAKLCPDVAHGNQRRDRSDGEDGERYVAVGE, encoded by the coding sequence ATGCCGCGGTACGAGTTCAAGGAAGGCAGCTCCAACAAGTTCTGGGAGATCACCAAGGACGAGACCAAGGTCACCACGCGCTGGGGCCGCATCGGCACGGAGGGCCAGGAGAAGGTCCAGACCTTCAAGTTCACCTACGAGGCGAACACCGCGTACGACAAGCTGGTGCTGGAGAAGGAGAAGAAGGGCTACACGCGCATGAAGCCCGAGGACACCGGCCCCAAGCCGAAGTCCAACCCGGAGCTGGAGGCCGCCATCCTCCGCGCGCCGGAGTCTCCGGACGGGTACCTCGTCTACGGTGACTGGCTCCAGTCCCAGGGCGACCCGCGTGGCGAGTTCATCGCCCTCCAGCACGCGCAGCTCCAGGCCACGGGCGCGGAGGCCACGGCCCTCAAGCGGAAGGTGGCCAACGTCCTCAAGAAGCACGAGGGCTTCCTGGTGGGCACGGCGCTCGCCTCTTCGCTCAAGGACAAGACGCTGTCGGTGGAGTGGCACCTGGGCTTCATCCGGAGCGCCCGGCTGGCGGTCGGGGACTACGACGAGCACCCCGAGCTCGAGCTGGATGAGACGCTGAAGCTGCTGCTCAAGCACCCCTCCGCGCGCTTCCTCCAGGAGCTGGTCATCGGGCTTGCGGACAACGACGGGGAGAACCACTACGGCAACCTCATCCGGCACATCGCCAAGAACGCGCCCAAGACGCTCCAGAAGGTGTTCCTCGGGGACTACGTGTTCCCCGACGATACGGAGATCTCCTGGACGGACGTGGGCAGCGTCACGCCGCTGTGTGAGGCCCTGCCCCAGCTCCGCTCCCTGCGGCTGCGCGGCGGCGGCGTGAGCCTGGGGAAGATCGACCTGCCGGAGCTTCGCGAGTTCATCCTGGAGTCCGGAGGCCTGGGCCGCCCGTCGGTGAAGGCCATCAACGCCGCGAAGTGGCCCAAGCTGGAGCGGTTGGAGGTCTGGTTCGGCAGCGAGAACTACGGCGCCGGGGGCAGCGAGAAGGACCTCCAGAACATCCTCGACGCCAAGGACCTGCCGGAGCTCAAGCACCTGGGCCTGTGCAACGCGGAGTTCACCGCGCAGCTGTGCGTGCTGCTGCCGAAGTCCCGGGTGCTCAAGCAGCTCGAGACGCTCGATTTGTCCAAGGGCACCATGACGGACGCGGACGCGGCGGTGCTCGCGGCGAACGCGGACGCCTTCAAGCACCTCAAGCGCCTGGACGTGACGCGGAACCTGCTCACGACCAAGGGGACGAAGCTCATCGCGAAGCTGTGCCCGGACGTGGCGCATGGCAACCAGCGCCGTGACCGTTCGGACGGCGAAGACGGCGAGCGCTACGTGGCGGTGGGCGAGTAG
- a CDS encoding STM4014 family protein: protein MPAAPPFILIGNAENRRVTLFQEALALQGLPPATVVPWRELLAHPGLLADLPDTEALVRIDSAGESWEVEQALLTRGYPDTLPLECTRLRPEEVATLAYDHGRILCPRQHHLGFLSVLAELEALFRERPRWRVLQSPASIAELFDKRVTSRRYAALGVPVPEPLEGVTDPESLRQRMREADCREVFVKLSCGSSASCLAIYRRGRGRDTLTTTIEQADTGWYNSLKVRRLEDPRTIDEVLGFLLNEGSQVERAVPKARLGGDYFDCRVLMVRGEPAFTVVRQSRHSITNLHLGGWRGDLDELHAAVPPNELADALESCRTVARAHDCLHVGIDLMYEEYFSGHRVLEANAFGDLLPNLRRDGLTVYEWEIREALRMVGSP, encoded by the coding sequence ATGCCGGCAGCGCCTCCCTTCATCCTCATCGGCAACGCGGAGAACCGCCGCGTCACCCTCTTCCAGGAAGCGCTCGCCCTCCAGGGGCTGCCACCCGCGACGGTGGTCCCCTGGAGGGAGCTGCTGGCCCACCCGGGCCTCCTCGCGGACCTGCCGGACACGGAGGCCCTGGTCCGCATCGACTCCGCGGGTGAGAGCTGGGAGGTGGAGCAGGCGCTGCTCACGCGCGGCTACCCCGACACGCTGCCGCTGGAGTGCACGCGCCTGCGGCCGGAGGAAGTCGCCACGCTGGCGTACGACCATGGGCGCATCCTCTGTCCCCGGCAGCACCACCTGGGCTTCCTGAGCGTGCTCGCCGAGCTGGAGGCCCTCTTCCGGGAGCGACCGCGCTGGCGGGTGCTCCAGTCCCCCGCGAGCATCGCGGAGCTCTTCGACAAGCGCGTCACGTCGCGCAGGTACGCGGCGCTGGGCGTGCCGGTGCCCGAGCCGCTGGAGGGCGTGACGGACCCGGAGTCCCTGCGTCAGCGGATGCGCGAGGCGGACTGCCGCGAGGTGTTCGTGAAGCTGTCCTGCGGCTCGTCGGCGTCGTGCCTCGCCATCTACCGGCGGGGGCGCGGCAGGGACACGCTGACCACCACCATCGAGCAGGCGGACACGGGCTGGTACAACTCGCTGAAGGTGCGCCGGCTGGAGGACCCGCGAACGATTGACGAGGTGCTCGGGTTCCTCCTGAACGAGGGCTCGCAGGTGGAGCGCGCGGTTCCCAAGGCGCGGCTGGGCGGAGACTACTTCGACTGCCGGGTGCTGATGGTGCGCGGCGAGCCGGCCTTCACGGTGGTGCGGCAGAGCCGGCACTCCATCACCAACCTCCACCTGGGCGGCTGGCGCGGGGACCTGGACGAGCTGCACGCCGCGGTGCCCCCGAACGAGCTCGCGGACGCGCTGGAGAGCTGCCGCACGGTGGCGCGCGCCCACGACTGCCTGCACGTGGGCATCGACCTCATGTACGAGGAGTACTTCTCCGGCCACCGCGTACTGGAGGCCAACGCCTTTGGCGACCTGCTGCCCAACCTGCGCCGCGACGGCCTCACCGTGTACGAGTGGGAGATTCGCGAGGCCCTGCGCATGGTGGGTTCCCCTTAG
- a CDS encoding AAA family ATPase: MTSIPRREGTAADPIGELTFDALSREAHALRERLNRFRLALGRHFVGKQTLVDLMTVAAVAQEPLLLVGPPGTAKSDLVLKFREALRIPNEDYFEYLLTRFTEPSEVLGPIDINLLRQGRYIRREGGKLPTARLVFLDEVFKASSAILNALLTVINERKFYQDGAPQPVRLKVLFAATNELPEHAELGALKDRFCLKAACRPVQDQYFLELLDSGLDSQTYRELNQKPWAEGHASLDDVLKAHRYLTLMMGRREPGPDGRELRDRDTFFRDELLREFRRVVQTLTREDGVFISDRKLVKLYRLLRTRAWIFHGGAVERQDLQLLSYLGESREEIDLLEEKVPRLLGLT; this comes from the coding sequence ATGACCAGCATTCCCCGGCGCGAGGGCACCGCCGCCGACCCCATCGGCGAGCTGACCTTCGACGCCCTCTCCCGCGAGGCCCACGCCCTGCGCGAGCGGCTGAACCGCTTCCGGCTGGCGCTGGGCCGGCACTTCGTGGGCAAGCAGACCCTGGTGGACCTGATGACGGTGGCGGCGGTGGCCCAGGAGCCGCTGCTGCTCGTGGGCCCTCCGGGCACGGCGAAGTCGGACCTGGTGCTGAAGTTCCGGGAAGCGCTGCGCATCCCCAACGAGGACTACTTCGAGTACCTCCTGACGCGCTTCACCGAGCCGTCGGAGGTGCTGGGCCCCATCGACATCAACCTGCTGCGCCAGGGCCGCTACATCCGCCGCGAGGGCGGCAAGCTGCCCACCGCGCGGCTCGTCTTCCTCGACGAGGTCTTCAAGGCCAGCTCCGCCATCCTCAACGCGCTGCTGACGGTCATCAACGAGCGCAAGTTCTACCAGGACGGCGCCCCGCAGCCGGTGCGCCTCAAGGTCCTCTTCGCGGCCACCAACGAGCTGCCCGAGCACGCGGAGCTGGGCGCGCTGAAGGACCGCTTCTGCCTCAAGGCGGCCTGCCGCCCGGTGCAGGACCAGTACTTCCTGGAGCTGCTGGACTCCGGCCTCGACTCGCAGACGTACCGCGAGCTGAACCAGAAGCCGTGGGCGGAGGGGCACGCCTCGCTGGACGACGTGCTCAAGGCGCACCGCTACCTGACGCTGATGATGGGGCGGCGCGAGCCGGGCCCGGACGGGCGCGAGCTGCGCGACAGGGACACCTTCTTCCGGGACGAGCTGCTGCGCGAGTTCCGCCGGGTGGTGCAGACGCTGACGCGCGAGGACGGCGTCTTCATCAGCGACCGCAAGCTGGTGAAGCTCTACCGCCTGCTGCGCACGCGTGCGTGGATCTTCCACGGCGGCGCGGTGGAGCGGCAGGACCTCCAGCTCCTCTCCTACCTCGGCGAGAGCCGCGAGGAGATTGATTTGCTGGAGGAGAAGGTGCCCCGGCTGCTGGGCCTCACGTGA
- a CDS encoding WGR domain-containing protein, with product MPRYEFKEGSSSKFWEITLSGNTFTARWGRIGTDGQEKTQTFGSPAAAQKEYDKLIREKEKKGYELAGEGEGDDGDSGDDEGGESASNPELEAAILQNPDNADAYLVYGDWLQRQGDPRGELIALQHAAMQASGDEATKLKKQVKDLLKKRQGTLLGDMAEKLEEEELKVEWHLGFIRSARVGQKDYDSDTDVAELVKELLAHPSARFLRELTIGMAHFDDENNYGDVVGALTEALTDLGGSKTLQNLFIGDFEYPDDTEISWSHLTDVSALLKQLPGLLSLRLRGASLELGSIVLPELREFTVETGGLALSAVKSIASANWPKLERLEVWFGSDNYGGEGGVEDIQPILDAKGLPHLKHLGICNSEFTDELAKVLPRSKLLPQLEALDLSKGTLSDEGARILAENASAFAHLKSLDVTENTLTDEGQQQVAKLCKNVSAGNQRDYDEEYRYAAVGE from the coding sequence ATGCCGCGGTACGAGTTCAAGGAAGGCAGCTCCAGCAAGTTCTGGGAGATCACCCTCTCGGGCAACACCTTCACCGCGCGTTGGGGCCGCATCGGCACGGATGGGCAGGAGAAGACGCAGACCTTCGGCTCCCCGGCAGCGGCGCAGAAGGAGTACGACAAGCTCATCCGCGAGAAGGAGAAGAAGGGCTACGAGCTCGCGGGCGAGGGCGAGGGCGACGACGGCGACTCCGGTGACGACGAGGGGGGAGAGAGCGCCTCCAATCCCGAGCTGGAGGCCGCCATCCTCCAGAACCCGGACAACGCGGACGCGTACCTCGTCTACGGCGACTGGCTCCAGCGCCAGGGCGACCCGCGCGGCGAGCTCATCGCCCTCCAGCATGCGGCCATGCAGGCCAGCGGTGACGAGGCCACGAAGCTCAAGAAGCAGGTCAAGGACCTCCTCAAGAAGCGCCAGGGCACTCTGCTCGGGGACATGGCCGAGAAGCTGGAGGAAGAAGAGCTCAAGGTGGAGTGGCACCTGGGCTTCATCCGCTCCGCGCGCGTGGGCCAGAAGGACTACGACTCCGACACCGACGTGGCGGAGCTGGTGAAGGAGCTGCTCGCCCACCCGTCGGCGCGCTTCCTCCGCGAGCTCACCATCGGCATGGCGCACTTCGACGACGAGAACAACTACGGCGACGTCGTCGGGGCACTCACCGAGGCGCTCACCGACCTGGGGGGCTCGAAGACGCTGCAGAACCTGTTCATCGGCGACTTCGAGTACCCGGACGACACGGAGATCTCCTGGTCGCACCTCACCGACGTCTCGGCCCTCCTCAAGCAACTCCCGGGCCTGCTCTCGCTGCGGCTGCGTGGCGCCTCGCTGGAGCTGGGCAGCATCGTCCTGCCGGAGCTGCGCGAGTTCACCGTCGAGACGGGTGGCCTGGCTCTCTCCGCGGTGAAGTCCATCGCCAGTGCGAACTGGCCGAAGCTGGAGCGGCTGGAGGTCTGGTTCGGCAGCGACAACTACGGCGGCGAGGGCGGCGTGGAGGACATCCAGCCCATCCTCGACGCCAAGGGGCTGCCCCACCTCAAGCACCTCGGCATCTGCAACTCCGAGTTCACCGACGAGCTCGCCAAGGTGCTGCCCCGGTCGAAGCTCCTCCCGCAGCTGGAGGCGCTGGACCTGTCCAAGGGAACGCTGTCCGACGAGGGCGCGCGCATCCTGGCGGAGAACGCCTCGGCCTTCGCGCACCTCAAGAGCCTGGACGTCACCGAGAACACGCTCACCGATGAGGGACAGCAGCAGGTGGCGAAGCTGTGCAAGAACGTGAGCGCGGGCAATCAGCGCGACTACGACGAGGAATACCGCTACGCCGCCGTGGGCGAGTAG